A window of the Pyramidobacter piscolens W5455 genome harbors these coding sequences:
- a CDS encoding winged helix-turn-helix transcriptional regulator, whose translation MLTKEELPECPVATAVQIIGSKWKLLIIRNLLRRPWRFNELHKSLPGLSQKVLTDSLRSMENDGIVTRTVYLENPPRVEYALSPLGGTLRPLLALMAQWGEDYKRQTGC comes from the coding sequence ATGCTGACCAAAGAAGAACTGCCCGAATGCCCCGTAGCGACCGCCGTCCAGATCATCGGCAGCAAATGGAAATTGCTCATCATCCGCAATCTGCTGCGCCGTCCCTGGCGCTTCAACGAGCTGCACAAATCGCTCCCCGGACTGAGCCAGAAAGTGCTTACCGACAGCCTGCGATCCATGGAAAACGACGGAATCGTCACGCGCACAGTGTATCTCGAAAACCCGCCCCGCGTTGAGTATGCTCTTTCGCCGCTGGGAGGCACGCTCCGCCCCCTCCTCGCCCTGATGGCCCAATGGGGCGAAGATTACAAACGGCAGACCGGGTGCTGA